One genomic region from Flagellimonas oceani encodes:
- a CDS encoding type III pantothenate kinase: protein MNLVIDIGNTLIKYAVFENGSMIYNHSFESVLFLSKIKELFEKYPRINKAILSSVGKLDRKERDVVALFCKVHVLSSDSKMPFKNSYATPQTLGVDRLALAAAAYYQNPRGNTLVIDAGTCITYDMVNNAGEYVGGAISPGIRMRYRAMHEQTAGLPLLSPDELLDFIGNSTETCMHSGVINGVAQEVDGVIGQYRSRFQHLTVILTGGDSHFFAKRLKNTIFANSKFLLEGLNCLLEYNTN, encoded by the coding sequence ATGAATCTGGTAATCGACATAGGCAATACGTTGATCAAATACGCTGTTTTTGAGAACGGAAGCATGATCTATAACCATAGTTTCGAATCCGTATTGTTCCTATCCAAAATAAAGGAACTGTTCGAGAAATACCCTAGGATAAACAAGGCCATACTGTCCTCCGTAGGTAAATTGGACCGTAAGGAACGGGACGTTGTGGCCCTTTTTTGCAAGGTGCACGTGCTCTCCAGCGATTCCAAAATGCCCTTTAAGAACAGTTATGCCACTCCGCAGACCTTGGGCGTGGACCGCTTGGCGCTCGCTGCCGCAGCGTATTACCAAAATCCTCGGGGCAACACCTTGGTGATCGATGCCGGTACCTGCATTACCTACGATATGGTGAACAATGCGGGCGAATATGTGGGCGGCGCCATTTCTCCCGGCATTCGGATGAGGTACCGTGCCATGCACGAACAAACGGCCGGGCTTCCGCTCTTGTCGCCGGACGAGCTTTTGGATTTTATTGGCAACAGTACTGAAACGTGCATGCACAGCGGCGTTATAAACGGAGTGGCCCAAGAAGTTGATGGGGTGATCGGCCAATATCGATCTCGTTTTCAACATTTAACAGTTATTTTAACAGGTGGGGACTCCCATTTTTTTGCCAAAAGGCTAAAAAACACCATATTTGCGAACTCCAAATTTCTCTTGGAAGGTCTAAATTGCCTACTGGAATACAATACAAATTGA
- a CDS encoding hemolysin family protein — MDSSVIIIILSLLFSAFFSGMEIAFVSANKIHIEIEKKQEGFLAKVLTLLTDKPSKFIATMLIGNNIALVIYGLFMGDMLMEWFQSLVPTNLQFINILLTDFSLLAQTIISTLVILLTAEFLPKVFFQIYANVLIKVFAVPAYIFYLLFSVISWFVIKVSDFILRIFFKTEGDEVQLSFTKLELGDYINEQMETVQEEDDVDSEIQIFQNALEFSTVKAREVMVPRTEITAVELNETPKNLTKLFTETGYSKILIFKDSIDEIIGYVHSYELFKKPKTIKSILLPVEFVPETMLIQDILNVLTKKRKSMAVVLDEYGGTSGILTVEDIIEELFGEIEDEHDSTDLHEEQIGENEYKFSARMEVDYINEQYKLELPEGEEYETLGGLIVNQTGEIPEQDSEVTVDNFTFKILEVSNTKIDLVSVRVHTED; from the coding sequence TTGGATTCCTCCGTGATCATCATAATTCTTTCTCTGCTGTTTTCGGCGTTTTTTTCGGGAATGGAGATAGCCTTCGTTTCCGCCAATAAGATCCATATTGAGATTGAAAAAAAGCAAGAAGGATTTTTGGCGAAGGTACTCACCTTACTTACCGATAAGCCTTCAAAATTTATTGCCACCATGCTTATCGGCAACAATATCGCACTGGTAATTTATGGGCTATTTATGGGAGATATGCTCATGGAATGGTTCCAGAGCTTGGTCCCCACCAATTTGCAGTTCATTAATATACTGCTAACGGATTTTAGCTTGTTGGCACAGACCATAATCTCCACCCTGGTTATTTTATTGACGGCCGAGTTTTTGCCAAAGGTTTTTTTTCAGATATATGCCAATGTGCTGATCAAGGTGTTTGCGGTGCCGGCCTATATCTTCTATCTCTTGTTCTCCGTAATCTCTTGGTTCGTTATCAAGGTATCCGACTTTATACTAAGGATATTCTTCAAAACGGAAGGGGATGAGGTGCAGTTGTCCTTTACCAAGCTGGAATTGGGAGACTATATCAACGAACAGATGGAAACCGTACAGGAAGAGGACGACGTGGATTCCGAAATACAGATATTTCAGAATGCATTGGAATTCTCGACCGTAAAAGCGAGGGAAGTAATGGTGCCCAGAACCGAAATTACGGCGGTGGAACTCAATGAAACCCCTAAAAACCTAACAAAACTCTTTACTGAAACAGGCTATTCAAAAATTCTGATTTTTAAGGATAGCATCGACGAAATTATAGGTTATGTACACTCTTACGAACTGTTCAAAAAACCAAAGACCATCAAGAGTATATTGCTTCCTGTGGAGTTTGTTCCGGAAACCATGCTCATTCAGGACATCTTGAACGTATTGACCAAAAAGCGTAAGAGTATGGCGGTTGTTCTCGATGAATATGGTGGTACCTCCGGTATTTTGACCGTCGAGGACATTATCGAGGAACTTTTTGGTGAAATTGAGGACGAGCACGATTCCACAGACCTGCATGAAGAGCAAATCGGCGAGAACGAGTACAAGTTCTCTGCCCGGATGGAGGTGGACTACATCAACGAGCAGTACAAATTAGAGCTTCCTGAAGGAGAAGAATACGAAACATTGGGCGGTCTCATCGTAAATCAGACAGGAGAAATCCCGGAACAGGATTCAGAGGTGACCGTGGACAACTTCACCTTCAAAATTTTGGAGGTGTCCAACACCAAAATAGACCTGGTAAGTGTGCGCGTTCATACTGAAGATTAA
- a CDS encoding SusC/RagA family TonB-linked outer membrane protein — translation MKTKKCWMVLMLFICVITASLAQEKNISGNVTDQSGLPLPGVSIVVVGTSNGTQTDFDGNYSITASTGQTLRFSYIGQKTVDRTVGASSTINVQMEEDAQALEEVVVTGYGSRSKELSTSAISTVSTEKIEAFVPSTSVDNILQGQAAGVQVTAANGRPGQTAFVTIRGVGSLNASTTPLYVVDGVPVNSDFINNLNPNDIESFSILKDAATVSKYGSRGSNGVVLITTKQGKTGDARITFRSSFGFSERIPDPFDLMNTSQKLELERQFAELGVNAAQSLPGATADDAERARLIGLDTNWEEELLRKGQIQSNSLSISGGDEKMTYFLSLGYDKNTGIIDRIDGFERVTARLNTTYQAKEWLNVGTNISLSRSTTDLPRDRNNVQNPFRAMYDYNPWDPLYLRNADGSIQLDEQGDPIFNPTTQGYSIARALITEPEDNRNFLIVGSLFADIKFSDKFSNRFSVGATNNRFNRTVRSLPGGVLDGIVGDANFPGTQTDNFSNTLQYNVNNLFSYSDTYGDYHNLSASFLLEYNENIYTDLFASARGFPSPEIPYQDVAAEATASGSEEARRVLFSQGLFVDYDYDGKYILSGSIRRDGSSRFGPENQYGYFYSGSAAWNIARESFLEGTAVNDLKLRASYGTSGNQNIGDFNFLNLLEFGTYNGNTTAIPIGVGNTNIKWESQAILDIGLEFGLFNNRVNGVVDYFKKNSRDLLLNQPLSQTVGDEDNSIVANIGEVENSGIEVSLNADVIRAQDFVWRVGGNISFLDNKVVSLVNGDDIINGTFGYNILREGEEINSFYTVKYAGVNPANGEPLYYDLDGNITNEYSASFNTILEGKSPYANVEGGFFTSIRWGGFGVRADFVGKGGNYIMNFQRQAGISIGNIDSNQRVEAFNYWKQPGDTNVLPSPIFGGTADQDSDRWLEKGDYIRLRTLTVDYNLTGKIIHGTGIDRLRVFATGQNLFTITEYNGDPEIGIGSGESSAAGSAGFIPGAFSLFSYPQTRSYTFGVEIGF, via the coding sequence ATGAAAACAAAAAAATGTTGGATGGTGCTGATGCTGTTTATATGTGTAATCACAGCATCTTTGGCACAGGAAAAAAACATTTCAGGTAACGTGACGGACCAGTCTGGTCTTCCGCTCCCTGGTGTTTCCATTGTGGTTGTGGGGACATCCAATGGTACACAAACCGATTTTGATGGGAACTATTCCATCACAGCCAGTACTGGACAAACCCTTCGTTTTAGCTACATTGGTCAAAAAACTGTTGATAGAACTGTAGGAGCTTCCTCTACCATTAATGTGCAGATGGAGGAGGATGCGCAAGCTTTGGAAGAAGTTGTTGTGACGGGTTATGGTTCTCGTTCAAAGGAGTTGTCGACATCGGCAATTTCAACGGTATCCACCGAAAAGATTGAGGCATTCGTTCCTTCCACTAGCGTGGATAATATACTTCAAGGTCAGGCTGCTGGTGTTCAGGTAACGGCAGCGAATGGTAGGCCAGGTCAAACTGCTTTCGTTACCATTAGGGGTGTTGGTTCGCTTAACGCGAGTACAACGCCTTTATATGTGGTAGATGGTGTTCCGGTTAACTCTGATTTCATCAACAACCTGAACCCGAATGACATTGAGTCTTTTTCCATTCTTAAAGATGCGGCCACAGTTTCAAAATATGGTTCCCGTGGTTCTAACGGTGTTGTATTGATTACTACCAAACAAGGTAAGACAGGGGATGCACGCATCACTTTTAGATCTTCCTTTGGCTTTTCGGAAAGAATTCCTGACCCATTTGATTTGATGAACACTTCTCAGAAGCTTGAACTTGAAAGACAATTTGCTGAATTGGGTGTCAATGCAGCTCAGTCTTTGCCTGGTGCAACAGCAGATGATGCTGAAAGAGCAAGGTTGATAGGTCTGGATACCAATTGGGAGGAAGAATTGTTGAGAAAGGGTCAGATACAGTCCAACTCTCTTTCTATTTCCGGGGGTGATGAAAAAATGACATATTTCCTTTCTTTGGGTTATGATAAGAACACAGGTATCATTGATAGAATTGATGGTTTTGAAAGGGTAACGGCTCGCTTGAACACAACATACCAGGCCAAAGAGTGGTTGAATGTAGGTACTAATATATCTCTTTCAAGAAGTACTACTGATTTACCTAGGGACCGTAACAACGTGCAGAACCCATTTAGAGCGATGTACGATTACAACCCATGGGATCCTTTGTATTTGAGGAATGCTGACGGAAGTATACAACTTGATGAGCAAGGTGATCCAATTTTCAATCCAACAACACAAGGGTATTCAATTGCAAGGGCCTTGATTACAGAGCCAGAGGACAATAGAAACTTCCTTATCGTTGGTAGCTTGTTTGCCGATATTAAGTTTTCCGACAAGTTCTCCAACAGATTCTCGGTTGGTGCTACAAACAATAGATTTAATAGAACAGTGAGATCATTGCCAGGAGGTGTTTTGGATGGTATTGTAGGGGATGCTAATTTCCCTGGAACACAGACGGATAATTTTTCCAATACATTGCAATACAATGTGAACAACCTATTTTCCTACAGTGATACCTATGGAGATTATCATAATTTATCAGCAAGTTTCCTGTTGGAATACAACGAGAATATCTACACGGATCTTTTTGCCAGTGCAAGAGGGTTTCCTTCTCCAGAAATTCCTTATCAGGATGTAGCTGCCGAAGCCACTGCATCTGGTTCAGAAGAGGCTAGAAGAGTTCTGTTTTCACAAGGTCTTTTCGTGGATTATGACTATGATGGAAAGTACATCCTTTCCGGGTCAATTAGACGCGATGGTTCTTCAAGATTTGGACCTGAAAACCAGTACGGATATTTCTACAGTGGTAGTGCCGCTTGGAACATTGCAAGGGAATCTTTCTTAGAGGGTACTGCAGTCAACGATTTAAAGCTTAGGGCTTCTTATGGTACTTCTGGTAACCAGAACATAGGGGACTTTAACTTCTTGAACTTGTTGGAGTTCGGAACATATAATGGTAATACCACTGCTATTCCAATTGGAGTGGGAAACACAAATATCAAATGGGAGTCTCAGGCTATTTTGGATATAGGTCTTGAGTTTGGGTTGTTCAACAATAGAGTAAATGGTGTAGTTGATTATTTCAAAAAGAATTCAAGGGATTTATTGTTGAACCAACCGTTGTCCCAAACAGTGGGTGATGAGGACAACTCCATTGTTGCAAATATCGGTGAGGTTGAGAACAGCGGTATCGAAGTTTCCTTGAACGCAGATGTTATTCGAGCCCAAGATTTTGTTTGGAGAGTTGGAGGTAATATATCTTTTCTAGACAACAAGGTGGTTAGCTTGGTTAATGGTGATGACATCATCAATGGAACTTTTGGTTACAACATTTTGAGGGAAGGAGAGGAAATCAACTCTTTCTACACAGTTAAATACGCTGGGGTCAATCCGGCCAACGGTGAGCCTTTGTACTATGATCTCGATGGTAATATCACCAACGAATATAGCGCTAGCTTTAATACAATTTTGGAAGGCAAATCCCCCTATGCCAATGTTGAGGGCGGATTCTTCACTTCCATCCGATGGGGTGGATTTGGAGTGCGTGCCGATTTTGTTGGTAAAGGAGGAAACTATATTATGAACTTCCAGAGACAAGCTGGTATTTCTATCGGAAATATTGATAGTAACCAAAGAGTTGAAGCTTTCAACTACTGGAAACAGCCTGGTGATACTAACGTGTTGCCTAGTCCAATATTTGGAGGTACGGCAGACCAAGATAGTGACCGATGGTTGGAAAAAGGAGATTATATACGTTTGAGAACCTTGACAGTTGACTATAATTTAACTGGAAAGATTATTCATGGAACAGGTATTGACAGGCTCCGAGTTTTTGCCACAGGTCAGAACTTATTTACCATTACTGAATACAACGGAGATCCAGAAATAGGAATTGGTTCGGGTGAAAGCTCTGCAGCAGGTAGTGCTGGATTTATTCCTGGAGCTTTCTCTTTGTTCAGTTATCCACAGACTAGGTCTTATACATTCGGAGTAGAAATCGGATTTTAA
- a CDS encoding peptidylprolyl isomerase has translation MAILENIRKRTTVLILIIGLALFAFVISGVFSSNNFSGGKVGSSVAEVNGENIPIDEFRAQVETASRRYGPSVTSTQLVNMVYDQEVRRAILNQQFEDLGIDVESDQIVDFVRTSGYAQIPDFQDENGVFNEQVFKSAIADWKANDPLRYDAWLQDEESIIQAAKERMYFNLVKGGVTATLTEGELNYDMANNKVDMQYVRIPYTSIPDSTIEVSKSDIQAYINNHKALFKQDKARDIRFVYFEEKPSAEDENSVKTAITSLMDSSVEYSEAKDANDTILGFRNTTDMAAFLDRHSDTKFDTIYKAKKDLPSVVADTLMAMSVGEIYGPYKDGDAYKVSKVMDRKENGTVKASHILITWEGAERANPSITRTKEEAEAEAKRLLAEAKKEDAVFTALARDNSDGPSAPRGGDLGYFQEGVMADEFNDFCFGNPTGTVGLVETQFGYHVIKVDDKQDVIQVATLSREIEPSEETINTLFTDATKYEMAVMDAEPEDFGDIARESSYTVRPVNKIKEMEENLPGLGSQRSIVQWAFNEDTNVGDIRRFNVNNGYAVVQLTKKYKKGLMAPEDASATALPAIRKERKAEQIIAANKGKAMDAIASDNGVSVSTASAVTLSSPTLPGAGREPFVVGKAFAMEKDQTSDLLEGSTGVYMIKVTNKTEAADVENYSTYAQNLQTSAAARVNGSVYNALKDKAEIEDKRATFY, from the coding sequence ATGGCAATATTAGAGAATATTAGAAAACGGACAACAGTTCTTATTCTAATTATTGGTTTGGCGTTGTTCGCATTCGTAATATCGGGAGTATTCAGCAGCAATAATTTTTCTGGTGGAAAAGTAGGCTCCTCGGTTGCAGAAGTAAATGGGGAAAATATTCCAATTGACGAGTTTAGAGCTCAGGTGGAAACGGCCTCCCGAAGATACGGTCCGTCCGTTACCTCCACCCAGTTGGTGAACATGGTTTACGATCAAGAAGTGAGAAGGGCCATCTTGAACCAACAGTTCGAGGATTTGGGCATTGATGTGGAAAGCGATCAAATCGTTGATTTTGTCAGAACTTCAGGTTATGCGCAGATTCCAGATTTCCAGGATGAGAACGGTGTGTTCAACGAACAAGTCTTTAAAAGTGCCATTGCCGACTGGAAGGCCAACGACCCTTTGCGTTACGATGCATGGTTGCAGGATGAGGAATCCATCATTCAGGCCGCTAAGGAGCGCATGTATTTCAATTTGGTTAAAGGAGGGGTTACTGCTACCCTGACCGAAGGTGAGTTGAACTACGACATGGCCAACAACAAGGTGGACATGCAATATGTTCGTATTCCTTACACCTCAATTCCAGATAGCACTATCGAAGTTTCCAAAAGTGATATCCAAGCCTATATCAACAATCACAAAGCCTTGTTCAAGCAAGATAAAGCGCGTGATATCCGTTTCGTTTATTTTGAAGAAAAGCCATCAGCCGAAGATGAGAACAGTGTAAAAACCGCAATAACTTCGCTAATGGACAGCTCTGTGGAGTATTCAGAGGCAAAAGATGCCAACGATACCATCCTAGGATTTAGGAACACTACGGACATGGCCGCTTTCTTGGACAGACATTCCGATACCAAGTTCGATACCATTTATAAGGCCAAAAAAGACCTTCCTTCCGTAGTTGCCGATACATTGATGGCGATGAGCGTTGGGGAGATATACGGCCCCTATAAAGATGGAGATGCTTACAAAGTATCCAAAGTAATGGACAGAAAAGAAAATGGAACCGTAAAAGCAAGCCATATTTTGATTACTTGGGAAGGTGCAGAACGTGCCAACCCATCCATTACCAGAACCAAGGAGGAAGCCGAAGCCGAAGCAAAAAGATTATTGGCCGAAGCCAAGAAAGAAGATGCTGTTTTTACGGCACTTGCACGGGATAATTCAGACGGACCATCCGCTCCACGTGGAGGTGACCTAGGGTATTTCCAAGAAGGCGTAATGGCCGATGAATTCAATGATTTCTGTTTTGGAAACCCAACAGGGACAGTTGGTTTGGTGGAAACCCAATTTGGATACCACGTAATCAAGGTTGATGACAAGCAAGATGTGATTCAGGTAGCAACATTGTCGAGAGAAATTGAGCCATCGGAAGAAACAATCAATACCTTGTTCACCGATGCCACCAAGTACGAAATGGCAGTTATGGATGCAGAGCCGGAAGACTTTGGCGACATTGCAAGAGAAAGTAGCTACACCGTTCGTCCAGTGAACAAAATCAAGGAAATGGAAGAGAACCTTCCGGGCCTTGGTTCCCAGCGTAGCATTGTACAGTGGGCATTTAACGAGGATACCAATGTTGGTGACATCCGACGTTTTAATGTAAACAACGGTTACGCCGTGGTGCAGTTGACCAAGAAGTACAAAAAAGGGCTAATGGCACCCGAAGATGCCTCGGCAACCGCGTTGCCGGCCATCAGAAAGGAGCGCAAAGCAGAACAAATTATTGCTGCCAACAAAGGCAAGGCGATGGATGCGATTGCTTCGGATAATGGCGTAAGCGTAAGCACTGCTTCTGCGGTTACATTGTCCTCTCCAACATTGCCAGGGGCAGGGAGAGAGCCATTTGTTGTTGGAAAAGCGTTTGCCATGGAAAAGGATCAGACTTCTGATTTGCTCGAGGGAAGTACCGGTGTTTACATGATCAAAGTAACCAATAAAACGGAAGCTGCCGATGTGGAGAACTATAGCACCTATGCACAAAACCTACAAACAAGTGCTGCTGCCAGAGTAAATGGGTCAGTGTACAATGCTTTAAAAGATAAGGCAGAAATAGAAGACAAGAGGGCTACATTCTACTAG
- the lptC gene encoding LPS export ABC transporter periplasmic protein LptC: protein MKQKLKHILKSFATVFTVAILFMSCGDDYERVGEEAVKPLFPQGIAQNFTLTYTETVEAMSSQDSANTRVIAVLTSPLSEDFDNQTFKFRTFPEGLQVDFYDEKNNKSVIVADYGIVYSQTNLIDLRGNVVINSHDGKKLETDQLYFDRKNNWIFTEASFKYTNPEDGTVMDGEGMDFNKDFTFFKAHKTYGLMTIKEEE from the coding sequence GTGAAACAAAAATTAAAACATATTTTAAAGAGCTTTGCCACGGTTTTTACCGTGGCAATCCTTTTTATGTCCTGTGGTGACGATTACGAAAGAGTGGGCGAAGAAGCCGTAAAACCACTATTTCCGCAAGGCATTGCCCAAAACTTTACCCTTACCTACACAGAGACAGTGGAAGCGATGAGTTCCCAAGACTCGGCAAATACCAGGGTAATTGCAGTGTTGACCAGCCCACTGTCCGAGGACTTTGACAACCAAACCTTTAAATTCCGTACCTTCCCGGAAGGATTACAGGTTGATTTTTACGATGAAAAAAACAACAAAAGTGTGATCGTTGCCGATTATGGTATCGTATATTCACAGACCAATTTGATAGATTTGCGGGGAAATGTGGTGATCAATAGTCATGATGGTAAAAAATTGGAGACCGATCAGTTATATTTCGACCGAAAGAACAATTGGATATTTACCGAAGCCTCCTTTAAATATACAAACCCAGAGGACGGCACCGTAATGGATGGTGAGGGTATGGATTTTAATAAGGATTTTACCTTTTTTAAGGCCCATAAAACCTACGGGTTAATGACGATTAAAGAAGAAGAATAG
- a CDS encoding helix-turn-helix domain-containing protein: MSRKEYAKSSLNKKDKYEKTGLSEAFSLELKNKLEHLMNEEKLYLDHELRLDNIAELLGISRHHASQVINENFNLSFYDFVNSYRIEEAKNRLCSDFESSPESISDIAYQCGFNNRVSFYKAFKKITHITPKEFIQSAA, translated from the coding sequence TTGAGCAGAAAGGAGTATGCGAAATCTTCTCTGAACAAAAAAGACAAATACGAAAAAACAGGATTGTCGGAAGCCTTTTCATTAGAGCTCAAAAATAAATTGGAGCACTTGATGAATGAGGAAAAACTTTATTTAGATCATGAACTTAGACTTGATAATATCGCCGAACTATTAGGCATTTCGAGGCATCATGCGTCACAGGTAATCAACGAAAATTTCAACCTTAGTTTTTACGACTTCGTAAATTCATATCGAATTGAGGAGGCTAAAAATAGGTTATGTTCGGACTTTGAGAGCTCTCCGGAATCCATTTCTGATATTGCTTACCAGTGCGGGTTCAACAACAGGGTTTCTTTTTACAAAGCTTTTAAAAAGATTACCCATATTACTCCAAAAGAATTCATCCAAAGTGCCGCTTAA
- a CDS encoding RagB/SusD family nutrient uptake outer membrane protein: MKNRLYKYCLASFVAATLLVSCDDELDVDPFTEGNPETFFNTVSSFQNGVDGIYSQFWNYYSAPGSGLQGIPDILSDNVILAQTGRRSNEVYYDYRYNPNTLGAIPLYWSEAYEAVNAANLIIGQIDNLASGPEKDNILGQALAARAIAHFDLARIYAMIPTQSTDAANSPGIVYIKVEDGDTDDPLAQPSRETVASNYSEIIGDLEQAAQLIGTSNGEGRLNRNAVYAMLSRVYLYNGDYQLAINAADQVTTDIIDAKVEGALMAVYEDTTNKGVIIEWSVNTSSESRFNNVGVLYSQTTPPNTVLEYAVEYEFFNNLDPNDLRREVIQYDATNQGNNYNAIRKFLGEPNQVNGRVDIKVLRAAEVLLNKAEAQFEIDPAAALTTLNILRDARYTSYTGGETGQALEDAIQYERRVELSFEGHRFFDLKRRGEAVQRSNNGDLADGSGTPPEILTLPVGDHRFQFPIPIDEINANPNMAQNPDY, encoded by the coding sequence ATGAAAAATAGATTATATAAATATTGTTTAGCATCATTTGTAGCAGCAACCTTGTTGGTGTCTTGTGATGACGAACTGGACGTCGATCCATTTACAGAAGGTAATCCAGAAACATTTTTTAATACGGTTTCCAGTTTCCAGAATGGAGTGGATGGTATATATAGCCAGTTTTGGAATTATTATTCTGCGCCGGGCTCCGGTCTGCAAGGTATTCCCGATATCTTATCGGACAATGTAATTCTTGCACAGACTGGTCGTAGGTCTAACGAGGTTTATTACGACTACAGATATAATCCAAATACGTTAGGGGCAATTCCACTTTATTGGAGTGAAGCTTATGAAGCAGTAAATGCCGCTAACTTGATAATTGGGCAGATAGATAACTTGGCCAGTGGTCCTGAAAAGGACAATATTCTTGGTCAGGCCCTTGCTGCTCGTGCTATTGCACATTTTGACCTTGCAAGAATATATGCCATGATTCCAACGCAAAGTACCGATGCGGCCAACTCGCCCGGTATTGTTTATATTAAAGTAGAAGATGGTGATACTGATGATCCTTTGGCTCAGCCTTCCAGAGAAACTGTTGCAAGCAATTATAGTGAGATAATTGGAGATTTGGAGCAGGCTGCCCAGTTGATCGGGACTTCCAACGGCGAAGGACGATTGAATAGAAATGCTGTGTACGCCATGTTGTCAAGGGTTTATCTTTACAATGGTGATTATCAATTGGCGATAAATGCCGCAGATCAGGTGACAACTGACATAATTGATGCCAAAGTTGAAGGAGCTCTAATGGCTGTCTATGAGGACACTACTAATAAAGGCGTTATTATAGAGTGGTCTGTAAATACTTCTTCGGAATCAAGATTTAACAATGTTGGCGTACTTTACAGTCAAACTACGCCTCCCAATACCGTGCTTGAATATGCAGTTGAATATGAATTCTTCAATAATTTAGATCCAAACGATTTAAGGAGAGAAGTGATTCAATATGATGCCACTAACCAAGGTAACAATTACAATGCTATAAGAAAGTTCTTGGGTGAACCTAATCAGGTAAACGGACGTGTGGACATTAAAGTTCTTAGGGCCGCAGAGGTTTTGCTGAACAAGGCTGAGGCTCAATTTGAAATCGACCCAGCAGCTGCACTTACAACTTTGAACATATTGAGGGATGCTAGATATACCTCTTACACAGGTGGAGAAACAGGTCAGGCATTGGAAGATGCCATTCAATATGAAAGAAGGGTGGAACTTAGTTTTGAGGGTCACAGATTTTTCGACCTAAAACGTAGAGGAGAGGCTGTACAACGTTCAAATAATGGAGATTTAGCCGATGGATCAGGAACACCTCCTGAGATTTTGACATTGCCTGTTGGGGACCACAGATTCCAGTTTCCTATACCTATTGATGAGATCAATGCCAACCCGAATATGGCACAAAATCCAGATTATTAA